One segment of Clavelina lepadiformis chromosome 2, kaClaLepa1.1, whole genome shotgun sequence DNA contains the following:
- the LOC143447158 gene encoding gap junction alpha-8 protein-like, protein MAWHIIEKLLEQVAEHSTLVGKFWVTFFFVLRFLMVISIADTVFGDEQGSFICNTLTPGCQNVCFNDFSPISLIRLWALQILCVSLPTVVFMVYTAHKMAKISQAKKLRQDENEKKKKQKEEARKIREEARRRAMQERKRRMEEGGPPDYSAVEEDAFLPADNAKEEKEDKSGKKDDDDKVVATKLDSDTPSRLMLAYVAQVVSRLTVEIGFMVVQFNIYVFKFWVPELFKCARWPCPNVVDCFVSRPKEKTIMLWVMFATGLVMIVLNVIELYHLGARKIWEAWKTRGQDITKEYKISSNMPHFGNHGRYGGGGGGRYPRGYPQAVGIRVGYARSSLSGEGGNDYDGDRFI, encoded by the exons ATGGCGTGGCACATTATTGAGAAATTACTCGAACAAGTTGCAGAACATTCAACTTTAGTTGGAAAGTTTTGGGTCACCTTTTTCTTCGTTTTGAGATTTTTAATGGTTATCTCGATCGCCGATACCGTGTTTGGGGACGAACAAGGTTCATTTATATGCAACACATTGACCCCTGGTTGCCAAAACGTTTGTTTCAACGATTTTAGCCCGATATCTTTAATTCGACTTTGGGCACTTCAG ATATTATGTGTCTCGCTACCCACGGTCGTTTTCATGGTTTACACGGCCCACAAAATGGCAAAGATCAGCCAAGCAAAGAAGCTTCGTCAAGATGAGAACgagaaaaagaagaaacaaaAGGAAGAGGCGAGGAAAATTAGAGAGGAAGCAAGGCGGAGGGCGATGCAGGAGAGGAAGAGGCGCATGGAAGAAGGGGGACCTCCAG ATTACAGTGCCGTAGAAGAAGACGCATTCTTACCCGCCGACAATGCT AAAGAGGAAAAGGAAGATAAGTCAGGAAAAAAAGATGATGACGACAAAGTTGTTGCAACAAAGTTGGACTCTGACACCCCGTCCCGACTTATGCTTGCCTACGTTGCCCAG GTTGTATCTCGACTGACGGTAGAAATCGGTTTTATGGTCGTACAATTCAACATCtacgttttcaaattttgggtTCCCGAATTGTTTAAATGCGCGAGATGGCCTTGCCCAAACGTGgttgattgttttgtttccagaCCAAAAGAAAAGACGATAATGCTTTGGGTTATGTTTG CAACGGGCCTGGTCATGATCGTATTAAATGTCATTGAACTTTACCATTTGGGAGCAAGAAAAATCTGGGAAGCATGGAAGACCAGGGGCCAAGACATCACAAAAGAATACAAAATATCCAGCAACATGCCTCACTTTGGCAACCACGGCAGATACGGGGGTGGTGGCGGCGGCAGGTACCCAAGGGGATACCCACAAGCTGTTGGAATCCGTGTTGGCTACGCACGTAGCAGTCTGTCGGGAGAGGGCGGCAATGACTACGACGGAGATAGATTTATATGA